One stretch of Armigeres subalbatus isolate Guangzhou_Male chromosome 2, GZ_Asu_2, whole genome shotgun sequence DNA includes these proteins:
- the LOC134216286 gene encoding cytochrome c oxidase subunit 6C-1-like, which translates to MSEVTAKIPKPVLRGLHNTSIKRNLVVATVLSIVSGVAFNYLYVEPKRQAYADFYKTYDANKHFERIKNAGLLQSVPSDA; encoded by the exons atgtcGGAAGTCACTGCAAAGATCCCAAAGCCTGTTCTGCGTGGATTGCACAACACATCCATCAAGCGCAACCTGGTTGTGGCCACCGTCTTATCTATTGTTAGCGGTGTCGCCTTCAATTATTTGTATGTGGAACCGAAGAGACAAGCCTATGCCGATTTCTACAA GACCTACGATGCTAACAAGCATTTCGAGCGAATTAAGAATGCCGGTCTGCTCCAATCCGTACCTAGCGATGCTTAA
- the LOC134216287 gene encoding fidgetin-like protein 1 isoform X2 codes for MSSIFQLLKINENAKKIEDPFEKVQTLRNVTSLLFTEALAGNDEKLASSMIQQHLNDYQDLVIDPDSVNNYCDEVMQLLATQPDDADADDSVITETALDNPLTYLTTERLCRGRYEECASWELNDELVESVFDGNIPYKSCTISDDVPGMNGTSEQEIRTGRVLNLHEESVKSSSKKPTHLRGIERSESVALEEISKRVFATSTRSFFSAKVATATVAASSDSRKHGGTKEEHKTEESDFRTAKDELQIQNIKKYGSANPPGKTPLFSYGKKSLGGRRTLGNKFVCPVRNDGSDGTNKPVTNCSPNSSRFSQEEKPEEEEIDERLRHIDPKMVELIRSEIMDRFTALTWEDIAGLDYAKTIIQEAVVWPILRPDIFTGLRRPPRGILLFGPPGTGKTLIGKCIASQSKSTFFSISASSLTSKWIGDGEKMVRALFAVASVHQPAVVFIDEIDSLLCQRSETEHESSRRLKTEFLVQLDGAATAEDERILIVGATNRPQELDEAARRRLVKRLYIPLPELSARVQILTRLLASEKNSLSIMEINEIGQLTEGFSGADMKVLCHEASMGPIRSIPFDQLGLIGKDDVRPVCHEDFKTALSRVRASVSQNDLAQYVKWDRLYGSGASG; via the exons ATGAGTAGTATATTTCAATTGcttaaaatcaatgaaaatgcTAAAAAAATAGAAGATCCGTTTGAAAAAGTCCAAACCCTACGAAATGTGACTTCTCTTCTATTTACTGAAGCCCTCGCTGG TAACGACGAAAAATTGGCAAGCTCGATGATTCAGCAACATTTGAACGACTATCAAGATCTGGTGATTGATCCCGATTCCGTTAATAATTACTGTGACGAAGTTATGCAGCTTTTAGCCACCCAACCGGACGATGCCGATGCTGACGATTCAGTGATTACAGAAACTGCTTTGGACAATCCCTTGACTTATTTGACTACGGAACGGTTGTGCAGAGGACGGTATGAAGAATGCGCCAGTTGGGAATTGAACGACGAGCTGGTAGAATCGGTGTTTGATGGAAATATCCCGTACAAAAGTTGCACAATTAGTGACGATGTGCCAGGAATGAATGGAACTAGTGAACAGGAAATAAGAACAGGCAGGGTTTTAAATCTTCATGAAGAATCTGTGAAGTCATCTAGCAAAAAACCTACACATCTGAGAGGAATAGAGCGTAGTGAGTCAGTGGCCTTGGAAGAAATATCCAAGAGAGTGTTTGCCACGTCCACCAGAAGCTTTTTCTCGGCAAAGGTAGCAACAGCCACCGTTGCTGCTTCATCGGATTCCAGAAAGCATGGTGGCACTAAAGAAGAACATAAGACTGAAGAAAGCGACTTTCGTACAGCGAAAGATGAACTGCAGATCCAGAATATCAAA AAATATGGAAGCGCCAATCCTCCAGGAAAAACTCCACTTTTTTCATACGGCAAAAAATCTCTTGGTGGCCGCCGAACGCTGGGAAATAAATTTGTATGTCCGGTTCGTAACGATGGCAGTGATGGGACGAATAAACCTGTTACCAACTGTTCACCAAATTCATCTCGCTTCAGCCAGGAAGAAAAacctgaagaagaagaaattgatGAACGTCTTCGGCACATAGATCCTAAAATGGTAGAATTGATTCGCAGCGAAATCATGGATCGGTTCACTGCTTTGACCTGGGAAGACATCGCTGGACTTGATTATGCCAAAACTATCATTCAGGAAGCTGTTGTTTGGCCGATTCTGCGACCAGACATCTTTACCGGTTTGCGTCGACCACCTCGGGGAATTCTTTTGTTTGGCCCACCAGGAACTGGAAAGACTTTGATCGGGAAGTGTATTGCTTCCCAATCTAAATCTACTTTCTTCAGCATCAGTGCATCCTCGCTCACGTCAAAGTGGATTGGTGACGGGGAGAAGATGGTTCGAGCCCTTTTCGCGGTAGCATCAGTACATCAACCGGCGGTTGTTTTCATAGATGAAATCGATTCCCTTCTTTGTCAACGTTCGGAAACGGAACACGAAAGCTCGCGAAGGTTGAAAACGGAGTTCCTCGTACAACTGGACGGGGCTGCCACAGCGGAAGATGAAAGAATTCTTATTGTTGGGGCTACCAATCGGCCACAGGAACTGGATGAAGCAGCCCGTCGTCGACTCGTCAAACGTTTATACATCCCTCTGCCGGAGCTTTCCGCTAGAGTTCAAATTTTAACTCGTTTGCTAGCAAGCGAAAAGAATTCACTCTCGATCATGGAGATCAACGAGATCGGACAACTGACCGAGGGATTTTCCGGTGCCGACATGAAGGTTTTGTGCCACGAAGCTTCCATGGGACCAATCCGATCGATTCCGTTTGACCAGCTTGGACTAATTGGGAAGGATGATGTGCGACCGGTATGTCATGAGGATTTCAAGACAGCGCTTAGTCGGGTACGGGCAAGTGTTTCGCAAAACGATCTGGCACAGTACGTTAAGTGGGATCGGCTCTACGGTTCTGGTGCATCTGGTTGA
- the LOC134216287 gene encoding fidgetin-like protein 1 isoform X1 translates to MSSIFQLLKINENAKKIEDPFEKVQTLRNVTSLLFTEALAGSNDEKLASSMIQQHLNDYQDLVIDPDSVNNYCDEVMQLLATQPDDADADDSVITETALDNPLTYLTTERLCRGRYEECASWELNDELVESVFDGNIPYKSCTISDDVPGMNGTSEQEIRTGRVLNLHEESVKSSSKKPTHLRGIERSESVALEEISKRVFATSTRSFFSAKVATATVAASSDSRKHGGTKEEHKTEESDFRTAKDELQIQNIKKYGSANPPGKTPLFSYGKKSLGGRRTLGNKFVCPVRNDGSDGTNKPVTNCSPNSSRFSQEEKPEEEEIDERLRHIDPKMVELIRSEIMDRFTALTWEDIAGLDYAKTIIQEAVVWPILRPDIFTGLRRPPRGILLFGPPGTGKTLIGKCIASQSKSTFFSISASSLTSKWIGDGEKMVRALFAVASVHQPAVVFIDEIDSLLCQRSETEHESSRRLKTEFLVQLDGAATAEDERILIVGATNRPQELDEAARRRLVKRLYIPLPELSARVQILTRLLASEKNSLSIMEINEIGQLTEGFSGADMKVLCHEASMGPIRSIPFDQLGLIGKDDVRPVCHEDFKTALSRVRASVSQNDLAQYVKWDRLYGSGASG, encoded by the exons ATGAGTAGTATATTTCAATTGcttaaaatcaatgaaaatgcTAAAAAAATAGAAGATCCGTTTGAAAAAGTCCAAACCCTACGAAATGTGACTTCTCTTCTATTTACTGAAGCCCTCGCTGG CAGTAACGACGAAAAATTGGCAAGCTCGATGATTCAGCAACATTTGAACGACTATCAAGATCTGGTGATTGATCCCGATTCCGTTAATAATTACTGTGACGAAGTTATGCAGCTTTTAGCCACCCAACCGGACGATGCCGATGCTGACGATTCAGTGATTACAGAAACTGCTTTGGACAATCCCTTGACTTATTTGACTACGGAACGGTTGTGCAGAGGACGGTATGAAGAATGCGCCAGTTGGGAATTGAACGACGAGCTGGTAGAATCGGTGTTTGATGGAAATATCCCGTACAAAAGTTGCACAATTAGTGACGATGTGCCAGGAATGAATGGAACTAGTGAACAGGAAATAAGAACAGGCAGGGTTTTAAATCTTCATGAAGAATCTGTGAAGTCATCTAGCAAAAAACCTACACATCTGAGAGGAATAGAGCGTAGTGAGTCAGTGGCCTTGGAAGAAATATCCAAGAGAGTGTTTGCCACGTCCACCAGAAGCTTTTTCTCGGCAAAGGTAGCAACAGCCACCGTTGCTGCTTCATCGGATTCCAGAAAGCATGGTGGCACTAAAGAAGAACATAAGACTGAAGAAAGCGACTTTCGTACAGCGAAAGATGAACTGCAGATCCAGAATATCAAA AAATATGGAAGCGCCAATCCTCCAGGAAAAACTCCACTTTTTTCATACGGCAAAAAATCTCTTGGTGGCCGCCGAACGCTGGGAAATAAATTTGTATGTCCGGTTCGTAACGATGGCAGTGATGGGACGAATAAACCTGTTACCAACTGTTCACCAAATTCATCTCGCTTCAGCCAGGAAGAAAAacctgaagaagaagaaattgatGAACGTCTTCGGCACATAGATCCTAAAATGGTAGAATTGATTCGCAGCGAAATCATGGATCGGTTCACTGCTTTGACCTGGGAAGACATCGCTGGACTTGATTATGCCAAAACTATCATTCAGGAAGCTGTTGTTTGGCCGATTCTGCGACCAGACATCTTTACCGGTTTGCGTCGACCACCTCGGGGAATTCTTTTGTTTGGCCCACCAGGAACTGGAAAGACTTTGATCGGGAAGTGTATTGCTTCCCAATCTAAATCTACTTTCTTCAGCATCAGTGCATCCTCGCTCACGTCAAAGTGGATTGGTGACGGGGAGAAGATGGTTCGAGCCCTTTTCGCGGTAGCATCAGTACATCAACCGGCGGTTGTTTTCATAGATGAAATCGATTCCCTTCTTTGTCAACGTTCGGAAACGGAACACGAAAGCTCGCGAAGGTTGAAAACGGAGTTCCTCGTACAACTGGACGGGGCTGCCACAGCGGAAGATGAAAGAATTCTTATTGTTGGGGCTACCAATCGGCCACAGGAACTGGATGAAGCAGCCCGTCGTCGACTCGTCAAACGTTTATACATCCCTCTGCCGGAGCTTTCCGCTAGAGTTCAAATTTTAACTCGTTTGCTAGCAAGCGAAAAGAATTCACTCTCGATCATGGAGATCAACGAGATCGGACAACTGACCGAGGGATTTTCCGGTGCCGACATGAAGGTTTTGTGCCACGAAGCTTCCATGGGACCAATCCGATCGATTCCGTTTGACCAGCTTGGACTAATTGGGAAGGATGATGTGCGACCGGTATGTCATGAGGATTTCAAGACAGCGCTTAGTCGGGTACGGGCAAGTGTTTCGCAAAACGATCTGGCACAGTACGTTAAGTGGGATCGGCTCTACGGTTCTGGTGCATCTGGTTGA